Proteins encoded by one window of Candidatus Pelagibacter giovannonii:
- the infB gene encoding translation initiation factor IF-2, whose translation MENKKTKLTLSGIAKKSIENIELAKTQSKNSVVIEKKPSKFAPRGNFSRPASVRSKPAVTTTSSFPPRTTSATKPSSPITNDYEKRKLAEQRATRRLKGDAGEKGKPEKKRELKLTVSRALSDEIEARSRSMASLKRAKLKENRELTKEEIQESLKPVKRDVNIPEAITVRELSNRMAEQSGNVIKHLFGMGVTVTINQTLAADTAEYLVKEFGHNPIRETKAEEIIQKIKESRSENLKNRPPIVTVMGHVDHGKTSVLDVLRSANVVSGEFGGITQHIGAYQIQHESNKLTFIDTPGHAAFTEMRARGSKLTDVVVLVVAADDGVKPQTIESIKHAKAANVPIVVAINKCDLPEADPQKIKNQLLEYELIAEDLSGDTLMVEISAKNKKNLDKLVESIVLQAEILDLKTDFESNATGIVLESKIDIGRGAVATVVVTSGTIKKGDFFVSGLKWGKVRALINDKGENVNEAPPSMPVEILGINGAAKSGDDFIVLDSEKEAKTLSENRAEETKTGGSPLTFATQDSAFADKSAAELNIIVKSDVHGSAEAIKSAINQIIHEEVKPKIILSDIGMVTETDVTLAKASNAALIAFNVKPSKEAKKLAENEKIVISSYNIIYEVLDYIKLRMSGLLAPDVQEKIIGTAQILEIFKVSGTGKVAGSKVTEGEITSGASARVVRDGAIIYTGKISTIFREKDQAKQVSNGQECGITLKDFIDFQKNDTIEAYSTTSTERTV comes from the coding sequence ATGGAAAACAAAAAAACAAAATTAACACTTTCTGGCATAGCCAAGAAATCGATAGAGAATATAGAGTTAGCAAAAACTCAAAGTAAAAATTCCGTTGTAATTGAAAAAAAGCCAAGCAAATTTGCACCTAGAGGTAATTTTAGTAGACCTGCTAGTGTTAGGTCAAAACCAGCAGTAACAACTACAAGTAGCTTTCCTCCTAGAACTACATCAGCAACTAAACCATCTTCTCCAATAACTAATGATTATGAAAAACGTAAGTTAGCTGAGCAAAGAGCAACTAGAAGACTTAAAGGTGATGCAGGTGAAAAAGGTAAACCTGAGAAGAAAAGAGAATTAAAATTAACAGTATCAAGAGCATTAAGTGACGAGATTGAAGCAAGATCAAGAAGTATGGCTTCGCTTAAAAGAGCAAAATTAAAAGAAAATAGAGAACTTACTAAAGAAGAAATTCAAGAAAGTTTAAAGCCTGTAAAAAGAGATGTAAATATTCCTGAAGCAATAACAGTCAGAGAGCTGTCCAACAGAATGGCTGAGCAATCAGGCAATGTTATTAAACATTTATTTGGAATGGGAGTTACGGTTACTATCAATCAAACATTAGCAGCAGATACAGCTGAATACCTGGTAAAAGAATTTGGTCACAATCCGATTAGAGAAACAAAAGCAGAAGAAATTATTCAAAAAATAAAAGAATCTAGATCTGAAAATTTGAAGAATAGACCGCCGATTGTAACTGTAATGGGTCATGTGGATCATGGTAAAACTTCGGTGTTAGATGTCTTAAGAAGTGCGAATGTTGTCTCTGGTGAATTTGGTGGAATAACACAACACATTGGTGCTTACCAAATACAACATGAGTCTAATAAACTGACTTTCATTGATACACCGGGTCATGCTGCATTTACAGAAATGAGAGCTAGAGGATCAAAATTAACAGACGTTGTAGTGTTAGTAGTTGCTGCAGATGATGGAGTTAAACCCCAAACAATTGAATCTATAAAACATGCGAAGGCTGCAAATGTTCCAATAGTTGTAGCAATTAACAAGTGTGATTTGCCAGAAGCAGATCCACAAAAAATAAAGAACCAGCTTTTAGAATATGAACTTATTGCAGAAGATCTATCAGGAGATACTTTGATGGTTGAAATTTCTGCAAAAAATAAAAAGAATTTAGATAAATTGGTAGAATCAATCGTTCTTCAAGCAGAAATTTTAGACTTAAAAACTGACTTTGAATCTAATGCAACAGGAATTGTTTTAGAATCAAAAATAGATATTGGTAGAGGAGCAGTTGCAACAGTTGTGGTTACGTCTGGAACAATTAAAAAAGGTGATTTTTTTGTTAGTGGATTAAAGTGGGGAAAAGTAAGAGCTTTAATTAATGATAAAGGAGAAAATGTTAATGAAGCACCACCATCAATGCCAGTTGAAATTCTTGGAATAAATGGAGCTGCTAAATCAGGAGATGACTTTATTGTCTTAGACTCAGAAAAAGAAGCTAAAACATTAAGTGAGAATAGAGCAGAAGAAACCAAAACTGGTGGAAGCCCTTTAACTTTTGCAACTCAAGACTCAGCTTTTGCTGATAAGTCAGCTGCAGAATTAAATATTATCGTAAAATCAGATGTACATGGATCTGCTGAAGCAATCAAAAGTGCAATTAATCAAATTATTCATGAAGAAGTAAAACCTAAAATAATTTTATCTGATATTGGAATGGTAACAGAAACAGATGTAACATTGGCAAAAGCATCTAACGCTGCATTAATTGCATTTAATGTTAAACCAAGTAAGGAAGCAAAAAAATTAGCAGAAAATGAAAAAATTGTAATTTCTTCTTATAATATTATTTATGAAGTTTTAGATTATATTAAATTAAGAATGTCAGGACTTCTTGCTCCAGATGTTCAAGAAAAAATTATTGGCACAGCTCAAATTTTAGAAATTTTCAAAGTTTCTGGTACAGGAAAAGTTGCAGGTTCAAAAGTAACAGAAGGAGAAATAACCAGTGGAGCAAGTGCTAGAGTAGTAAGAGATGGAGCAATTATTTATACTGGCAAGATAAGTACTATTTTCAGAGAAAAAGATCAGGCAAAACAGGTTAGTAATGGTCAAGAATGTGGAATAACGCTTAAAGACTTTATCGATTTCCAGAAAAACGATACAATAGAGGCGTATAGTACGACTTCGACAGAAAGAACAGTATAA